One window of the Nocardia huaxiensis genome contains the following:
- a CDS encoding carbohydrate kinase family protein, with amino-acid sequence MVNPSGPVVCVSYLAYAELWTVPQFPRPNHGERITSIEPSLAADGPMTAAVLASLGVPSLLLSNDIGNDDCGRFVQQWLTERHVEARFNARPETNTPRIVVAADEDHTRTWFAHLPGVVDSLEQVDLAPIVEASFLYLDCYELIERAALRVIDVGCAAQVPMLLNLGGSALSERMAPVLAGNPNLLLQTNVDDINHREAPGIARTLLEQTGARWVIVTAGSFGAVAVSDAEEVAVLAFRVDVRHTHCAGAAFSGGLLYGLRAGWPMERSMVLGSASAALRCVRPHNAPLPTRVELERLLTHHSSGEEVATLG; translated from the coding sequence ATGGTCAATCCGTCCGGCCCGGTGGTGTGCGTCAGCTACCTGGCCTACGCGGAACTCTGGACGGTGCCCCAGTTCCCGCGTCCTAACCATGGCGAACGTATAACCAGCATCGAACCGTCCCTTGCCGCCGACGGACCCATGACGGCGGCGGTGCTCGCATCCCTTGGAGTGCCGTCGCTCTTGCTGTCCAACGACATTGGCAACGACGACTGCGGCAGGTTCGTGCAGCAGTGGCTTACCGAGCGCCACGTTGAGGCACGATTCAACGCGCGGCCCGAGACAAATACGCCGCGGATCGTGGTCGCTGCTGACGAGGATCACACCCGCACCTGGTTCGCGCATTTGCCCGGCGTCGTGGATAGCCTCGAGCAGGTCGATCTGGCCCCCATCGTCGAGGCCTCGTTTCTTTACCTCGATTGCTACGAGCTCATCGAGCGGGCAGCCCTGCGCGTGATCGACGTCGGCTGCGCGGCGCAGGTGCCCATGCTCCTCAACCTGGGTGGCTCGGCCCTGTCGGAGCGAATGGCGCCGGTTTTGGCTGGCAACCCGAATCTCCTGCTCCAAACCAACGTGGACGACATCAACCACCGGGAAGCCCCAGGCATCGCACGTACCTTGTTGGAGCAGACAGGCGCACGATGGGTGATCGTGACGGCCGGATCATTCGGTGCTGTAGCGGTCAGCGATGCGGAAGAAGTTGCCGTGCTTGCCTTTCGGGTAGACGTGCGGCATACCCATTGCGCCGGAGCGGCCTTTTCCGGCGGCTTGCTGTACGGACTCCGCGCGGGATGGCCGATGGAGCGCAGTATGGTGCTGGGCTCGGCGAGCGCGGCACTGCGGTGCGTACGACCACACAATGCGCCGCTGCCGACTCGCGTTGAGCTGGAACGTCTCCTCACGCATCACTCATCCGGCGAAGAGGTGGCAACTCTCGGTTAG
- a CDS encoding histone-like nucleoid-structuring protein Lsr2 yields the protein MARKVIVEMVDDYDGKSTAEETVQFAIDGVAYEIDLSKLNAAKMRGEFEQWTQHARKVGRAPRGKASGRARAAVDREQTQAIREWARKNGFEVSSRGRVSAEIMEAYNKANS from the coding sequence ATGGCACGCAAGGTCATCGTCGAAATGGTGGACGATTACGACGGTAAGTCCACCGCCGAGGAGACGGTGCAGTTCGCTATCGATGGTGTGGCCTACGAGATCGACCTGTCGAAGCTGAACGCGGCCAAGATGCGCGGGGAGTTCGAGCAGTGGACACAGCATGCTCGCAAGGTGGGGCGCGCGCCGAGGGGCAAGGCATCCGGCCGGGCGCGTGCGGCCGTCGATCGGGAGCAGACGCAAGCTATCCGGGAGTGGGCCCGCAAGAACGGATTTGAGGTCTCCAGCCGCGGCCGAGTGTCGGCCGAGATCATGGAGGCGTACAACAAGGCCAATAGCTAG
- a CDS encoding alpha/beta hydrolase — translation MPSISTTASSLRTLDGLQLAATLATPDQPTDSAVVLVHGGGVTREEGGFFTRLAASLADAGVASLRFDLRGHGDSEGRQEDLTIATILNDIRVSLAALKEATGARELALLGASFGGGITAYYAAKRPGELSRLVLLNPQFDYKKRTIDSRDYWTNEMIDDEHAKELNDTGAVQFTPTLKHGRPLLNEVFWVKPNEVLGEIKAPTLIVHGNADTLVPIDGTRAALAQFTAPVELVEVEGSQHGFAVHDDPQYLNPKSQEYQTFVIETVARWLTAGSSRQ, via the coding sequence GTGCCCTCCATCAGCACCACCGCCAGCAGCCTCCGCACCCTCGATGGCCTCCAATTGGCTGCCACCCTTGCTACCCCAGACCAACCGACAGACAGTGCTGTTGTCCTGGTCCACGGTGGCGGCGTCACTCGAGAGGAGGGCGGCTTCTTCACTCGTCTGGCCGCCAGCCTGGCGGATGCTGGCGTCGCTTCGCTCCGGTTCGACCTCCGCGGCCATGGTGATAGCGAAGGTCGCCAAGAGGACCTGACCATCGCGACCATCCTCAATGACATTCGTGTCAGCCTCGCCGCGCTGAAGGAGGCTACAGGCGCTCGTGAACTGGCGCTTCTAGGGGCAAGTTTCGGCGGCGGGATCACGGCTTACTACGCGGCGAAGCGGCCGGGCGAGCTGAGCCGCTTGGTGCTGCTCAATCCCCAGTTCGACTACAAGAAGCGCACCATCGACAGCCGGGACTACTGGACAAACGAGATGATCGATGATGAGCACGCCAAAGAACTGAATGACACTGGCGCCGTTCAGTTCACGCCGACGCTGAAGCATGGCCGCCCGCTCCTGAACGAGGTGTTCTGGGTGAAGCCGAACGAGGTCCTTGGTGAGATCAAGGCGCCGACGCTCATCGTGCATGGGAATGCGGACACCTTGGTCCCCATCGACGGAACGCGGGCCGCTCTGGCTCAGTTCACGGCTCCGGTCGAGTTGGTCGAGGTGGAGGGCTCCCAACACGGCTTCGCGGTCCACGACGATCCCCAGTACTTGAACCCGAAAAGCCAGGAGTACCAGACGTTTGTGATCGAGACGGTCGCCCGGTGGCTGACAGCCGGATCGTCACGGCAGTAG
- a CDS encoding NUDIX hydrolase, with product MSAPIAGTTPSPKPQRHKVTGDVHLLLRRGNQVLFGQRQNTGFEDGAWHLPSGHLEADESVIDAVIREAEEEIGVAIKQESVQFSHVMHNSSSSGRMAFFFTVRSWEGEPTNREPDKCSALAWFAPDALPDHMIDYCRAAMGHIANGTPFSVYGW from the coding sequence ATGAGCGCACCAATCGCCGGCACCACTCCATCACCAAAACCACAGCGCCACAAAGTGACTGGCGATGTCCACCTGCTGCTTCGCCGCGGCAATCAGGTGCTGTTCGGCCAACGCCAGAACACCGGCTTCGAAGACGGCGCCTGGCACCTGCCCAGCGGCCATCTGGAGGCTGATGAATCGGTCATCGACGCCGTGATCCGCGAGGCCGAGGAAGAGATCGGAGTGGCGATCAAGCAGGAATCGGTGCAATTCAGCCACGTCATGCACAACTCGTCCTCGAGCGGCCGCATGGCCTTCTTCTTCACGGTGCGCAGCTGGGAGGGCGAGCCGACGAACAGGGAACCGGACAAGTGCAGCGCGCTGGCGTGGTTCGCGCCGGATGCCCTGCCCGACCACATGATCGACTACTGCCGGGCGGCCATGGGGCACATTGCCAACGGAACACCGTTCTCGGTCTACGGCTGGTAG
- a CDS encoding DUF4365 domain-containing protein has protein sequence MKQRPPSARRGRQGVNIVEQAVLDELNWIFREQPADEDYGIDAQIEVVDDQAATGMLLGVQIKCGGSYFTEPSDAGWWFRPSSDDVSYWLNHSLPVLIVLVDPETRDCFWQLVRQDVLDRSSRGGWKLQVPKANRLDASADGVLREAAQGDPYLLRLRELQLARPWMDILNRGQRLVIDIEEWINKSSGRGEITLGIDNEDGRPPQEIATWGVMLGGLSYTEVVPKLFAWADVTLHEETYDEAEYEEYEIECVRYDEGDRIVLERYEDWRGRYQWDPLRPYTNVMNEVDKYRWELTLNDLGRGFLAFDRFAAQDVPLLTADPPDE, from the coding sequence ATGAAACAGCGCCCTCCTTCGGCCCGGCGCGGGCGCCAGGGAGTCAATATCGTTGAACAGGCTGTCCTGGACGAACTGAACTGGATCTTTCGCGAGCAGCCTGCCGATGAGGACTATGGCATCGACGCTCAGATCGAGGTTGTTGACGACCAAGCAGCTACGGGAATGCTGCTTGGTGTCCAGATCAAATGCGGTGGCAGCTACTTCACCGAGCCGTCAGACGCCGGGTGGTGGTTCCGCCCGAGCAGCGATGACGTCAGCTACTGGCTCAACCACTCACTTCCGGTTCTGATCGTCCTGGTCGATCCCGAAACGCGTGACTGCTTTTGGCAACTCGTTCGCCAGGACGTCCTCGACCGTTCGTCTCGAGGCGGCTGGAAACTGCAGGTACCCAAGGCGAATCGCCTCGATGCTTCCGCAGACGGAGTGCTCCGTGAAGCCGCCCAGGGTGATCCGTACCTGTTGCGGCTCCGCGAGTTGCAACTGGCGCGACCGTGGATGGACATCCTCAACAGGGGCCAGCGCCTCGTCATTGATATTGAGGAATGGATCAACAAGTCTTCCGGGAGAGGGGAAATCACGCTCGGCATCGATAACGAAGACGGCCGACCCCCACAGGAAATCGCTACATGGGGTGTGATGCTCGGCGGACTGAGCTATACCGAGGTAGTCCCCAAGCTCTTCGCATGGGCGGATGTCACGCTGCACGAGGAGACCTACGACGAGGCCGAGTACGAGGAGTACGAGATCGAATGCGTGCGCTACGACGAAGGCGATCGAATTGTCCTTGAGAGGTACGAGGATTGGCGTGGCCGCTACCAGTGGGATCCACTGAGGCCCTACACGAACGTCATGAACGAGGTGGACAAGTATCGCTGGGAGCTGACCCTCAATGATCTTGGCCGCGGGTTTCTCGCGTTCGATCGTTTCGCGGCCCAGGATGTCCCCCTTCTGACCGCAGACCCACCCGACGAGTGA
- a CDS encoding helix-turn-helix domain-containing protein translates to MEKSIYSAEYQRLCAVLRQLRQDAGLTQVEVAARLDVPQSFVSKYESGERRLDVIELRYVAEALGVTLGEVVARIG, encoded by the coding sequence GTGGAAAAGTCGATCTATTCGGCCGAGTACCAGCGCCTTTGCGCGGTGCTCCGGCAGCTGCGCCAGGACGCCGGCCTCACCCAAGTGGAGGTGGCGGCGCGACTCGATGTGCCGCAGTCCTTCGTCAGTAAGTACGAGAGCGGCGAGCGGCGGTTGGATGTGATCGAGCTGCGGTATGTGGCGGAGGCGCTGGGGGTGACGTTAGGGGAGGTGGTGGCACGGATTGGATGA
- a CDS encoding AAA family ATPase, protein MALSLVIPIFGPPAAGKTTLTVRLGEAHGRTTFRLREHVSKQALAATAASSEQLGWIDDFTVADALRAYFTTVHSDPAVHTVMLDNFPGSGIQVDQLLAILWALTPTPHIEAVEVVTDAKTLKQRARTRKVCHQCERDPIHDPRLPAMPSAGDPWQCARCGGLLHPRRGDSPRLFRARLQRYHQAAEGIRAGFTRCGITVTQLDTTNTIEGAAELLAPLLISRSPIS, encoded by the coding sequence GTGGCATTGTCCCTTGTTATTCCTATTTTCGGCCCGCCTGCGGCCGGAAAAACCACGCTCACAGTGCGTCTCGGCGAAGCGCATGGCCGAACGACTTTCCGGCTACGCGAGCATGTCTCAAAACAAGCGCTGGCCGCCACTGCCGCCAGCAGTGAGCAGCTGGGCTGGATCGACGACTTCACAGTCGCCGATGCGCTTCGTGCGTACTTCACTACAGTGCATAGCGATCCGGCCGTGCACACGGTAATGCTGGACAACTTCCCCGGCTCGGGTATCCAGGTGGACCAGCTGCTGGCCATCCTGTGGGCTCTAACTCCCACACCGCATATTGAGGCCGTCGAGGTCGTGACCGACGCAAAGACGCTCAAACAGCGGGCGCGGACCCGCAAGGTTTGCCATCAGTGCGAGCGCGACCCCATCCACGATCCGCGCCTTCCGGCTATGCCGAGCGCGGGTGATCCCTGGCAGTGCGCGCGGTGCGGCGGACTGCTGCATCCGCGGCGGGGAGATTCGCCTCGGCTATTTCGTGCGCGGCTGCAGCGCTATCACCAAGCCGCCGAGGGCATTCGGGCCGGCTTTACTCGCTGCGGCATCACCGTGACACAGCTCGACACCACCAACACCATCGAGGGCGCAGCGGAACTGCTTGCCCCACTGCTTATTTCACGGAGCCCTATCTCATGA
- a CDS encoding NYN domain-containing protein gives MRRESRPASSDAVAVFLDFENLVLGVGGGSPGAQAIPVAAMRWLCRGFGNASVRRAYADWRDERFGQYEKLLAENGIDLVQLGRFTPGTHKNAADIRLAVDAMETLITHAEIGVFVLVTGDSDFTPLVQKLREFGKHVIGIGASEGTTSARLVSVCSEYKFWETVLRHAEPTKSVAGLGQPPAAHGDAMQAKQLLLEAVNQITTDTPTASAIKSKMLALDPTFDENTYGYGNFRDFLAKVGGAQIVGRSGGDITVRLSGT, from the coding sequence ATGCGACGGGAATCGCGTCCTGCGAGCAGTGATGCTGTTGCTGTCTTCCTGGACTTCGAGAACCTCGTCCTCGGTGTGGGCGGGGGATCGCCTGGCGCACAGGCCATCCCCGTCGCGGCGATGCGCTGGCTGTGCCGCGGGTTCGGCAATGCATCAGTTCGGCGTGCCTACGCGGACTGGCGCGACGAGCGGTTTGGCCAGTACGAAAAACTGCTGGCGGAGAACGGCATTGATCTCGTTCAGCTCGGCCGCTTCACCCCGGGCACCCACAAGAACGCGGCAGACATTCGCCTGGCGGTCGACGCCATGGAGACCCTCATCACCCACGCCGAGATCGGCGTGTTCGTACTGGTCACGGGCGACAGCGATTTCACACCGCTCGTGCAGAAGCTGCGGGAGTTCGGCAAGCACGTCATCGGTATTGGCGCGAGCGAGGGCACGACCAGCGCGCGGTTGGTGTCGGTGTGCAGCGAGTACAAGTTCTGGGAAACAGTGCTGCGTCATGCTGAACCGACCAAGAGCGTCGCCGGCCTGGGCCAGCCCCCTGCTGCGCATGGTGATGCAATGCAGGCCAAGCAGCTGCTCCTTGAGGCCGTCAACCAGATCACGACGGATACACCGACGGCGAGTGCCATCAAGAGCAAGATGCTCGCCCTCGACCCGACCTTCGACGAAAACACCTACGGCTACGGCAACTTCCGTGATTTCCTTGCCAAGGTCGGTGGAGCTCAGATTGTGGGGCGATCTGGTGGAGATATAACGGTGAGGTTGTCCGGTACATAA
- a CDS encoding radical SAM protein: MTSTDLPIPTLRPISDGYGHARMPRGAHVPEPERIDRVAYGRFRNVYLYITEACQLRCEHCYMGERLDRALKMPLPKIVDTLTTWRRLGGSKLTILGGEPTLHPNYCDAIRLSRKLGYEHVITTTNAQKPALRRFRQLEPDDFAYVQVSLDGGTAASHDAIRGPNTFDAALETTAELTARGFDTRIICTVNKANEGDVLNLLDLADQLNVSLVKFHVFSTIGTGHGNPEMAMTPPEWVNFCDQLNKVATEYKTRVWYQPTYARRDQMDRYAAEGYQGCIGRTLDRISIFPDGRCYVCSYLFDTELNFAQMVDGQVELNHGTNEFDLFTSVLAESSCGGCKATACMGGCPAEELVMGKSSCSAYEDIVPVCRLWKSSAKPEE, translated from the coding sequence ATGACGAGTACCGATCTTCCGATTCCTACCCTCAGACCGATCAGCGACGGCTACGGCCACGCCCGGATGCCGCGAGGCGCGCACGTCCCAGAGCCTGAACGGATTGACCGGGTGGCCTACGGTCGCTTCCGGAATGTCTACCTGTACATCACCGAAGCCTGCCAGCTGCGTTGTGAACACTGCTACATGGGCGAACGACTGGACCGGGCGCTGAAGATGCCCCTTCCCAAGATCGTGGACACGCTCACCACCTGGCGCAGGCTGGGCGGCAGCAAGCTCACCATCCTCGGCGGCGAGCCGACACTGCATCCAAACTACTGCGATGCCATCCGCCTGAGCCGGAAGCTGGGGTACGAGCACGTCATCACCACGACGAACGCCCAGAAACCCGCACTTCGGCGATTCCGGCAACTGGAGCCGGACGACTTTGCCTATGTCCAGGTCAGTTTGGACGGCGGCACCGCTGCGAGCCACGACGCTATCCGAGGTCCGAACACCTTCGACGCCGCGCTTGAAACGACAGCCGAGCTGACGGCTCGCGGATTCGATACCCGCATCATCTGCACGGTCAACAAGGCCAACGAAGGTGACGTGCTCAACCTGCTGGACCTGGCCGACCAGCTGAATGTCAGCCTGGTGAAGTTCCACGTCTTTTCGACCATCGGCACCGGGCACGGTAACCCCGAGATGGCGATGACGCCGCCTGAATGGGTGAACTTCTGCGATCAGCTGAACAAGGTTGCGACGGAGTACAAGACGCGCGTCTGGTACCAGCCAACGTACGCCCGACGCGACCAAATGGACCGCTACGCCGCCGAGGGCTACCAGGGGTGCATCGGCCGGACGCTGGATCGAATCTCGATCTTCCCTGATGGGCGCTGCTATGTCTGCTCGTATCTATTCGACACCGAGCTGAACTTCGCTCAGATGGTCGACGGCCAGGTGGAGCTGAACCACGGCACCAACGAGTTCGACTTGTTCACCAGCGTCCTGGCCGAAAGCTCTTGCGGCGGTTGCAAAGCCACCGCCTGCATGGGTGGTTGCCCGGCCGAGGAGTTGGTGATGGGCAAGTCGTCATGCAGTGCCTACGAGGACATCGTGCCTGTCTGCCGTTTGTGGAAATCCAGCGCGAAGCCCGAGGAGTGA
- a CDS encoding XRE family transcriptional regulator produces the protein MPRNFWLTDQMRDALATWHMGRVIFAYRQHPHHGRPLPQELVANWLDVTQAQLSRIEKGPAPEQLSKLVRWAEILCIPSELLWFKLPDAEKAATDGDTVSPDTLTLARWLGSDGAATPPRHSAEIERVGQALAEARRYFDGTAVEFFQAQLARCKRDDGSRGPLEALPLTLAVLGTIRRHCRDVPPTIRRQLLAVGADGAEFAGWLYRDLHDPLTATFLYDRAMEWAQAAGHLPMQGYILLKKSQMAYETRDVPTILTLAQAAKDGPWQLPPRVKAEVIQQEALGLAMSGEPVAVVTQQLDAAGQLLDSAATATDEPLVSYFNQGTLLVRSACCLVEAGKPQRASQLFGQVIASGSLSRRDAGFFQARQAKALALSGEPDEAARVARESVVVARETCSERTMNVIVDVVRALDPWRHRAQVRELRDVLLP, from the coding sequence GTGCCGCGCAACTTCTGGTTGACCGACCAAATGCGTGACGCCTTGGCCACCTGGCACATGGGCCGCGTGATCTTCGCCTACCGGCAGCACCCCCATCACGGCCGTCCGCTGCCGCAAGAGCTGGTCGCCAACTGGTTGGACGTTACCCAGGCGCAGCTGTCTCGGATTGAGAAGGGGCCCGCGCCCGAACAGCTGTCCAAGCTGGTTCGGTGGGCCGAAATCCTTTGCATTCCAAGCGAATTACTCTGGTTCAAACTGCCGGACGCTGAGAAAGCGGCAACAGACGGCGATACTGTTTCTCCCGATACGCTCACGCTTGCCCGCTGGCTGGGCTCTGACGGTGCCGCAACCCCGCCACGCCATAGCGCGGAAATCGAGCGCGTTGGCCAAGCCTTGGCGGAGGCGCGACGGTATTTCGACGGTACCGCCGTTGAGTTCTTTCAGGCGCAGCTCGCCCGCTGCAAGCGTGACGACGGCTCGCGCGGCCCGCTAGAGGCACTACCCCTCACCCTCGCCGTGCTCGGGACCATTCGTCGGCACTGCAGGGATGTTCCGCCCACTATTCGTCGCCAGCTGCTGGCTGTTGGTGCAGACGGAGCCGAGTTCGCCGGGTGGCTGTACCGCGATCTGCACGACCCGCTCACCGCGACGTTCCTGTACGACCGGGCTATGGAGTGGGCGCAAGCTGCCGGCCACCTGCCGATGCAGGGATACATCCTGCTCAAGAAGTCGCAGATGGCCTACGAAACCCGTGATGTCCCAACCATTCTGACGCTAGCCCAAGCCGCCAAGGACGGCCCCTGGCAGCTGCCGCCGCGCGTCAAGGCCGAGGTCATCCAGCAGGAAGCCTTGGGGCTCGCAATGAGCGGCGAACCCGTCGCCGTTGTCACCCAGCAGTTGGACGCAGCAGGCCAGTTGCTCGACTCTGCGGCCACCGCCACCGACGAACCGCTGGTCAGCTACTTCAACCAGGGCACACTGTTGGTGCGGTCGGCCTGCTGCCTGGTCGAGGCGGGCAAGCCGCAACGGGCCAGTCAGCTCTTCGGGCAGGTCATCGCCAGCGGCTCGCTGTCGCGTCGCGACGCCGGCTTCTTCCAGGCTCGGCAAGCTAAGGCATTGGCGCTGAGCGGTGAACCGGACGAGGCCGCCCGCGTGGCCCGTGAATCAGTAGTGGTGGCACGCGAAACTTGTTCCGAACGGACCATGAACGTCATTGTCGACGTCGTCCGCGCTCTGGACCCATGGCGGCACCGCGCACAGGTGCGGGAGCTGCGTGACGTGCTACTGCCGTGA